In a genomic window of Agarivorans albus:
- the asd gene encoding aspartate-semialdehyde dehydrogenase has product MKVGLVGWRGMVGSVLMQRMREESDFAHIAPVFFSTSQVGIAGPDVGTGETILQDAFDIDSLKTMDTIITCQGGDYTKDVYPKLRESGWDGYWIDAASALRMEDDAVIVLDPVNRDVIDQALSKGVKTYVGGNCTVSLLLMAIGGLFEKDLIEWVSPMTYQAASGAGARNMRELISQMGEIRDDVATELADPASAILDIDRKVAEKMRSDDFPTDQFGVPLAGSLIPWIDVPLASGQSKEEWKAQVEANKILGTSDQQTPIDGICVRIGAMRCHSQALTIKLKKDIPVAEIEEILAAHNDWVKVIPNDRELSAQELTPTKVTGTLSVPVGRIRKLTMGPEYISAFTVGDQLLWGAAEPLRRMLRILIGK; this is encoded by the coding sequence ATGAAAGTAGGTTTGGTTGGTTGGCGCGGCATGGTGGGTTCCGTGTTAATGCAGCGTATGCGCGAAGAGAGCGATTTTGCCCACATAGCTCCGGTTTTTTTTAGTACTTCTCAAGTAGGTATTGCAGGTCCAGATGTTGGCACCGGCGAAACCATCTTGCAAGATGCCTTCGATATCGACAGCCTAAAAACCATGGACACCATTATCACCTGTCAGGGTGGTGATTACACCAAAGACGTTTACCCTAAACTACGCGAAAGTGGTTGGGACGGGTACTGGATTGATGCAGCATCAGCACTTCGTATGGAAGATGATGCAGTTATTGTATTAGACCCAGTAAACCGTGACGTGATTGACCAAGCCTTAAGCAAGGGTGTAAAAACCTATGTAGGCGGTAACTGTACCGTTTCATTGTTATTAATGGCCATTGGCGGATTGTTCGAAAAAGACCTTATCGAATGGGTTAGCCCAATGACCTACCAAGCAGCTTCTGGTGCTGGTGCGCGTAACATGCGTGAATTAATCAGCCAAATGGGCGAGATTCGTGACGATGTAGCCACAGAGTTAGCCGATCCAGCATCTGCCATTCTTGATATCGACCGCAAAGTGGCCGAAAAAATGCGTAGTGACGACTTCCCTACCGATCAATTTGGCGTACCGTTAGCTGGCAGCTTAATCCCTTGGATTGACGTGCCACTAGCCAGTGGTCAAAGTAAAGAAGAATGGAAGGCGCAAGTAGAAGCGAACAAAATTCTTGGCACCAGCGATCAACAAACCCCTATCGACGGGATATGTGTGCGCATTGGCGCTATGCGTTGTCACAGCCAAGCGCTTACCATTAAGCTGAAAAAAGACATTCCAGTGGCCGAGATTGAAGAAATTTTAGCCGCTCACAATGATTGGGTAAAAGTGATTCCAAACGATCGCGAATTATCAGCTCAAGAACTTACTCCAACCAAAGTAACTGGCACACTTAGTGTTCCGGTTGGTCGTATCCGTAAGCTCACCATGGGCCCCGAATACATTTCGGCCTTCACAGTGGGTGATCAATTGCTATGGGGCGCAGCAGAACCGCTACGCCGTATGTTGCGCATCTTAATTGGCAAGTAA
- a CDS encoding HAMP domain-containing sensor histidine kinase, which yields MINFRVLASIRRLSFWALATLGLPLLLSLLLASYYLQQVSMQGQQTAFLSAQVVSASKRLDESLLDLERSARQFRVLADENRLKLYQRQWQRVSKGLFELRTGTEDKELLQIVYELEQQLQSLSELMESPQALQRVALNIQFKRFASLSHRFDQRSQSLINELAMALQDTTQQAQQRLLFSMISLPFALAAAVLLVLVITRPLQQLRPQIARLKSGEFDQAIKVSGATEVMAIADALDDMRLRLLSLEQQKTAFIRHISHELKTPLAAIREGNELLYDNSAGPLNAQQQEITEILRDSSLRLQQLIEALLDFNLLLDTPGEQVHHPVDLKPLIEKVLASHRLSLSSRGLNPKIELGESCVMANQEQLRVIVDNLLSNAIKFSPQAGVIKLGSFATVNGVSLYIDDEGEGIEDELQQRIFQPFVQGKTAKDPRLKGSGLGLTIAKELVERQHASLRYQRLEQGSRFVVEGLQGSELDES from the coding sequence TTGATTAATTTTCGCGTGCTGGCCTCTATTCGCCGGCTTAGCTTTTGGGCCTTAGCCACCTTGGGGTTGCCCTTACTACTTAGTTTATTGCTTGCCTCTTATTATTTGCAACAAGTGTCTATGCAAGGCCAGCAAACCGCGTTTTTGTCGGCGCAAGTGGTGTCGGCAAGTAAACGTTTAGATGAGTCTTTATTAGATTTAGAACGCAGTGCACGGCAATTTAGAGTTCTTGCCGATGAAAATCGTTTAAAGCTTTATCAGCGCCAGTGGCAACGGGTATCTAAAGGTTTGTTTGAGCTGCGTACTGGCACTGAAGATAAAGAGCTATTGCAGATTGTTTATGAATTAGAGCAGCAACTGCAATCTTTAAGTGAGCTAATGGAGAGCCCTCAAGCCCTACAAAGAGTGGCTCTAAATATACAATTTAAGCGCTTTGCTAGCTTAAGTCATCGCTTTGACCAACGCAGTCAAAGTTTAATTAATGAACTGGCTATGGCTTTGCAAGATACTACGCAACAGGCGCAGCAACGTTTGTTGTTTAGCATGATAAGCCTGCCTTTTGCCTTGGCCGCGGCGGTATTGCTGGTATTGGTGATTACTCGGCCCTTGCAACAGTTACGGCCACAAATTGCTCGTTTAAAGTCGGGCGAATTTGATCAAGCCATTAAGGTAAGTGGGGCTACCGAAGTGATGGCGATTGCCGATGCCTTGGATGATATGCGTTTAAGGCTATTGAGTTTAGAGCAGCAAAAAACCGCTTTTATTCGACATATTTCGCATGAGCTAAAAACTCCGTTGGCGGCTATTCGTGAAGGCAACGAACTGCTCTATGACAATAGTGCAGGGCCTCTTAACGCTCAGCAGCAGGAAATTACCGAAATACTGCGCGATAGCAGTTTGCGCTTGCAGCAGTTGATTGAAGCCTTGCTGGATTTTAACTTGCTGTTGGATACCCCTGGTGAACAAGTTCATCACCCAGTGGACTTAAAGCCACTTATAGAAAAAGTGTTGGCAAGCCATCGCTTGAGCCTGTCTAGCCGCGGCTTAAACCCTAAGATAGAGTTGGGAGAGAGTTGTGTGATGGCCAACCAAGAGCAGCTCCGGGTGATAGTCGATAATCTATTGTCGAACGCAATCAAGTTCTCGCCACAAGCTGGGGTGATAAAACTAGGCTCGTTTGCCACGGTAAACGGGGTAAGTTTATATATTGATGACGAAGGTGAAGGCATTGAAGATGAGCTACAGCAACGGATCTTCCAACCCTTCGTTCAAGGAAAAACCGCTAAAGATCCGCGTTTAAAAGGCAGCGGTTTAGGTTTAACCATTGCCAAAGAGTTAGTTGAACGGCAACACGCCAGTTTGCGTTATCAGCGCTTAGAACAAGGCAGTCGATTTGTCGTAGAAGGTTTACAAGGAAGCGAGTTAGATGAAAGTTAA